One window of Phocoena phocoena chromosome 13, mPhoPho1.1, whole genome shotgun sequence genomic DNA carries:
- the RAN gene encoding GTP-binding nuclear protein Ran has protein sequence MAAQGEPQVQFKLVLVGDGGTGKTTFVKRHLTGEFEKKYVATLGVEVHPLVFHTNRGPIKFNVWDTAGQEKFGGLRDGYYIQAQCAIIMFDVTSRVTYKNVPNWHRDLVRVCENIPIVLCGNKVDIKDRKVKAKSIVFHRKKNLQYYDISAKSNYNFEKPFLWLARKLIGDPNLEFVAMPALAPPEVVMDPALAAQYEHDLEVAQTTALPDEDDDL, from the exons ATGGCTGCGCAAGGAGAGCCCCAAGTGCAGTTCAAG CTCGTACTGGTTGGTGACGGCGGTACTGGGAAAACTACCTTTGTGAAACGCCATCTGACTGGTGAATTTGAGAAGAAGTATGTAG CCACCTTGGGCGTTGAGGTCCATCCCCTTGTGTTCCATACCAACAGAGGACCCATTAAGTTCAACGTATGGGATACAGCTGGCCAGGAGAAATTTGGTGGACTGAGAGATGGCTATTACATCCAAG CTCAGTGTGCCATCATAATGTTTGATGTAACATCGAGGGTTACTTACAAGAACGTGCCTAACTGGCATAGAGATCTGGTACGAGTGTGTGAGAACATCCCCATCGTGTTGTGTGGCAACAAAGTGGATATTAAGGACAGAAAGGTTAAGGCAAAGTCGATTGTCTTCCACCGAAAGAAGAATCTTCAG TACTATGACATCTCCGCCAAAAGTAACTACAATTTTGAAAAGCCCTTCCTCTGGCTTGCTAGAAAACTGATCGGAGACCCTAACTTGGAGTTCGTCGCCATGCCCGCTCTCGCCCCGCCAGAGGTGGTCATGGACCCCGCGTTGGCAGCGCAGTACGAGCACGACCTGGAG GTTGCTCAGACAACTGCCCTCCCGGATGAAGATGATGACCTGTGA